The proteins below are encoded in one region of Pseudomonas sp. SCB32:
- the tssC gene encoding type VI secretion system contractile sheath large subunit → MSAEGIVAPVGGASVVTREGQGVYASLFDKINLSPVSSLNDIEIFQNTDALSDVSADERVTAAVRVFLDLLKQSSQKVERLDKTLLDEHIAHLDEQISRQLDAIMHHPDFQRVESTWRGVKSLIDQTDFRRNVRIELLDISKDHLVQDFEDAPEIAQSGLYIHTYTQEYDTPGGEPIAAAISNYEFGRGPQDIALLRNISKVAAAAHMPFIGSVGPAFFGKESMEEVAAIKDIGNYFDRAEYLKWKSFRDSDDARYVGLTMPRVLGRLPYGPDTTPVRSFNYVESVKGPDHDKYLWTNASFAFAANMVKSFINNGWCVQIRGPQAGGAVTDLPIHLYDLGTGNQVKIPSEVMIPETREFEFANLGFIPLSYYKNRDYACFFSANSAQKPALYETADATANSRINARLPYIFLLSRIAHYLKLIQRENIGTTKDRRVLELELNNWIRGLVTEMTDPSDDLQASHPLRDAKVTVEDIEDNPGFFRVKLYAVPHFQVEGMDVNLSLVSQMPKAKA, encoded by the coding sequence ATGTCCGCAGAAGGGATTGTTGCGCCCGTAGGTGGCGCAAGTGTTGTGACCCGCGAAGGTCAAGGCGTCTACGCCTCGCTGTTTGACAAGATCAATCTCAGCCCAGTGTCGTCTTTGAACGATATTGAGATTTTCCAGAATACCGATGCGTTGTCCGACGTGTCTGCTGATGAGCGCGTCACAGCGGCCGTCCGTGTATTTCTTGATCTACTCAAGCAGTCATCGCAGAAGGTCGAACGCCTCGACAAGACCTTGCTCGATGAACATATCGCACACCTGGATGAGCAGATCAGCCGGCAGCTGGATGCGATCATGCATCACCCGGATTTCCAACGGGTCGAATCGACCTGGCGCGGGGTCAAGTCGCTGATAGACCAGACCGACTTCCGTCGTAACGTGCGCATCGAGCTACTCGACATCAGCAAGGACCATCTGGTGCAGGACTTCGAGGACGCGCCGGAAATCGCCCAGAGCGGCCTGTACATCCACACCTACACCCAAGAGTACGACACTCCTGGTGGCGAGCCGATCGCAGCGGCCATTTCGAACTATGAGTTTGGTCGCGGTCCCCAGGATATCGCGCTGCTGCGCAATATCTCCAAGGTAGCGGCAGCGGCCCACATGCCGTTCATTGGTTCGGTTGGGCCGGCGTTCTTCGGCAAGGAATCGATGGAGGAGGTGGCGGCGATCAAGGATATCGGCAACTACTTTGACCGCGCCGAATACCTCAAGTGGAAATCCTTCCGTGATTCCGACGATGCCCGCTACGTCGGTCTGACCATGCCCCGTGTACTGGGCCGTCTGCCTTACGGGCCCGATACCACTCCGGTGCGCAGCTTCAACTATGTCGAGAGCGTCAAGGGGCCGGATCACGACAAGTACCTGTGGACCAACGCTTCCTTCGCCTTTGCCGCGAACATGGTGAAGAGCTTCATCAACAACGGCTGGTGTGTGCAGATTCGCGGCCCTCAAGCCGGTGGCGCAGTGACTGACCTGCCCATTCACCTATATGACCTGGGCACTGGCAATCAGGTGAAGATCCCTTCGGAAGTGATGATTCCGGAGACCCGCGAATTCGAGTTCGCCAATCTCGGTTTCATCCCGCTCTCGTACTACAAGAACCGTGACTACGCATGCTTCTTCTCGGCCAACTCCGCGCAGAAGCCGGCGTTGTACGAGACCGCCGATGCCACGGCGAACAGCCGGATCAACGCGCGTCTGCCGTACATCTTCCTGCTGTCGCGCATTGCCCACTATCTGAAGCTGATCCAGCGCGAAAACATCGGCACCACAAAGGACCGTCGAGTCCTGGAGCTGGAGCTGAACAACTGGATTCGTGGCCTGGTTACCGAAATGACCGACCCCAGTGACGACCTGCAAGCGTCGCACCCGTTGCGCGATGCCAAAGTCACCGTGGAAGACATCGAGGACAACCCGGGCTTCTTCCGCGTGAAGTTGTATGCCGTGCCGCACTTCCAGGTAGAGGGCATGGACGTGAATCTGTCGCTGGTTTCGCAGATGCCCAAGGCGAAAGCCTAA
- a CDS encoding TniB family NTP-binding protein: MTHMEHLVPNRRSLLSLSDEARIHEIQKDDIYIDSPAPMSVISILRNMLKTSDRVQAPCLIVTGEGGSGKTSVIRQIKADRFMSEQLVFVALNVNPYNLKFGELLVEALGVPPGGSVFGKPRKDLLPRELAELIKLRGIKGLVIDELHDAMLVPRAEQQRNLSILKGLSNSPYGLTVAGFGTSAARNALSYDYQLSRRFYKMELVDWYESEDFRSFLAGIEFNLPLRLPSSLDGPEIVSILIEMTSGRMDDVIKIIKSAACYAICSGDERITLENLRLAAASPWGYEQ; encoded by the coding sequence ATGACCCACATGGAACATCTGGTACCAAATCGGCGCTCTCTTCTTTCCCTGTCTGATGAGGCGAGAATTCATGAGATTCAAAAGGATGACATTTATATAGACTCACCTGCGCCGATGAGCGTTATAAGCATCCTGAGAAATATGCTAAAAACCTCCGATAGAGTTCAAGCTCCTTGCTTGATCGTGACCGGAGAGGGGGGCTCGGGAAAGACCAGTGTCATCAGACAGATTAAGGCGGATCGCTTCATGAGTGAGCAGCTTGTATTTGTGGCTTTGAATGTGAATCCTTATAACTTGAAGTTTGGCGAACTGCTAGTAGAAGCGTTGGGCGTTCCGCCTGGAGGCTCTGTGTTTGGCAAGCCGCGCAAAGACCTATTGCCGCGCGAGCTTGCGGAACTCATCAAGTTGCGTGGAATTAAGGGCTTGGTCATTGATGAGCTGCATGATGCAATGTTAGTTCCGCGAGCGGAGCAGCAGCGCAATTTGTCAATTTTGAAAGGCTTATCAAATTCACCGTATGGTTTAACTGTGGCAGGATTCGGAACGTCCGCTGCGAGAAACGCATTGAGTTATGATTATCAACTGAGCCGCAGATTCTATAAGATGGAGTTGGTTGACTGGTATGAGTCTGAAGATTTTCGTTCATTTCTCGCCGGAATCGAGTTCAATCTTCCTCTGCGACTGCCTTCCAGTTTGGATGGGCCTGAAATAGTTTCAATTTTGATTGAGATGACAAGCGGGAGAATGGATGATGTCATAAAAATTATTAAATCTGCTGCTTGCTATGCAATATGCAGCGGGGATGAACGCATAACACTCGAAAATCTGCGTTTGGCTGCTGCATCTCCATGGGGGTATGAGCAATGA
- a CDS encoding SMEK domain-containing protein: MRRPALVHPMRAHPSIVLPAKRSSLAEWGWQSTQNSRPFHGGTMPLSAASALVSAPLSIRSIGKCLALRQLEIENELRDVVSRIINQVDLSTKQGRLDINLSLEDALIPILKAAYNLPNLINLNRRQKNFPGIDLGDDHDRVAFQVTATTSLEKVKKTLTHFVDKQFYNTFDELYVLMLTNKQASYSQSAIDAITNGAFEFSTKNHIIDLGDILAKVSGLRIPAQERVLNDFKIILGDIKAYLDFNAEGDLQSHTLTSNLITVTPPETVYVAELLLNEASILEQAREHLNFRKNSCSRQSLVKMALLLNGSGTDDWVVFENRIFTFEDINNSSIRHIVDVGTIEALESRDLSESEIDDNINIFKLLLNNHVREAVKPHNIVYDRREKFFFFKPHNPDDEGRKEDWVGKKKSTRRVYEKVMSKREPTRLAHHVHLSFELSFTSIAQQWYALVVPSWLYTYDGNRKSRFHEDLLSKQKRLEFNQSVRNIVRFLAYYLRSINNPITKASPNNSASTPAQGSPANEVEFFGELLEITCEEKLVEGEQVGAEFDEELALED; encoded by the coding sequence TTGAGGCGTCCAGCGCTTGTGCACCCGATGCGAGCGCATCCCAGTATTGTATTGCCTGCCAAGCGCAGCAGCCTTGCAGAATGGGGCTGGCAATCCACCCAGAACAGTCGTCCATTCCATGGTGGTACAATGCCACTCTCAGCGGCCTCAGCTCTCGTATCAGCACCACTATCGATTCGGTCAATAGGGAAGTGTCTAGCATTGAGACAGTTAGAGATTGAGAATGAACTAAGGGATGTCGTCAGCAGAATCATTAACCAGGTTGACCTATCAACTAAACAAGGCAGGCTTGACATCAACCTGTCGCTGGAAGACGCGCTGATTCCGATCCTGAAAGCAGCCTACAACCTACCCAACCTGATTAACCTCAATAGGCGGCAGAAAAACTTCCCCGGCATCGATCTGGGTGATGACCATGACCGTGTCGCCTTCCAGGTTACCGCCACCACTTCTCTGGAAAAGGTCAAAAAGACCTTGACCCACTTCGTCGACAAGCAGTTCTACAACACGTTTGATGAACTGTACGTTTTGATGCTGACCAACAAGCAGGCTTCCTACAGCCAGTCCGCGATTGACGCCATCACAAATGGCGCATTCGAGTTTTCAACGAAGAATCACATCATTGATCTTGGCGACATCCTAGCCAAGGTGTCCGGGCTTCGAATCCCCGCTCAGGAGCGGGTGTTGAATGACTTCAAGATCATCTTGGGGGACATCAAGGCATATCTGGACTTCAATGCTGAGGGAGACCTTCAATCTCACACACTGACTTCCAACCTCATTACGGTAACACCGCCTGAAACAGTATACGTCGCCGAACTGCTGCTGAATGAGGCCTCAATCCTTGAACAAGCCCGCGAACACCTGAACTTTCGAAAAAATAGCTGCTCCAGGCAAAGCCTTGTGAAGATGGCCCTACTGCTCAATGGATCTGGCACGGATGACTGGGTGGTTTTCGAAAATCGAATCTTCACCTTTGAGGACATCAACAACTCCAGTATTCGACATATTGTTGATGTAGGCACCATTGAAGCACTTGAGTCCCGCGACCTCTCCGAATCTGAGATTGACGACAACATAAATATTTTCAAGCTACTTTTGAACAACCATGTTCGTGAGGCCGTCAAGCCTCACAACATTGTGTATGACCGCCGAGAGAAGTTCTTTTTCTTCAAGCCTCACAACCCAGACGACGAAGGCCGCAAAGAAGACTGGGTAGGGAAAAAGAAATCAACCCGTCGAGTATACGAAAAGGTGATGTCGAAGCGAGAACCCACGCGTCTCGCCCACCATGTTCATTTATCATTCGAACTGAGCTTTACCAGCATTGCGCAGCAGTGGTACGCACTGGTGGTGCCTAGTTGGCTTTATACTTATGATGGAAATCGCAAGTCTCGCTTCCATGAAGATTTACTATCAAAGCAAAAAAGACTTGAGTTCAACCAAAGCGTACGAAACATAGTTCGATTCCTAGCCTACTACTTACGCTCAATCAATAACCCGATTACTAAAGCTTCACCTAATAACTCTGCCTCGACTCCTGCCCAGGGCAGCCCAGCGAATGAAGTAGAATTCTTCGGTGAGTTATTAGAGATCACTTGCGAAGAAAAACTGGTAGAAGGCGAACAGGTTGGCGCTGAATTTGATGAGGAGTTAGCCCTTGAAGATTAA
- a CDS encoding TniQ family protein produces MSALQLVPPVADETFSSWVFRCINSNDAQKLAVVRADDFAVSEGDDPDFDERSSFLAQAKSSLVGVEFRGDLFRAKSDWLLPWMSRRHYCHRCLRDDIAQKRLPSWRKSWCYAFSTHCVEHRCPLSFYETHDLSIDKAWKAFASHFSPNADDPAKIRLLRWKDHGMLDRILYILTRKAIAWYLRSPPVQSQEVERIQGRRQCFLAFYRIFLQHKTKKLPVAFVRDNFTGGRSRYQFYKYDYPVAMDLGLHHSTAHQRSCSIVMAGILMSVFTRTELDLLNRIAEQTSLLFSWHQDAIGRNAISVRSKSDYYYIRSLFSGVSPVVLKEIGEFIWGVESKTWIQGATVSSLFREKVWMKWQFDPHETPETWAYP; encoded by the coding sequence ATGAGTGCGTTGCAGTTAGTGCCACCTGTAGCTGATGAAACCTTTTCTTCTTGGGTATTTCGTTGCATTAATAGCAACGATGCCCAGAAGCTTGCTGTGGTTAGAGCAGACGATTTCGCTGTGTCTGAGGGGGACGACCCGGATTTTGATGAGCGCTCATCTTTTTTAGCACAAGCAAAGAGCAGCCTGGTGGGTGTTGAGTTTCGTGGTGATCTCTTTCGGGCCAAGTCAGATTGGTTGTTGCCTTGGATGTCTCGTCGTCATTATTGCCACAGATGTTTGCGTGATGATATCGCGCAGAAGCGACTGCCGTCCTGGCGAAAAAGTTGGTGTTACGCATTTTCGACACATTGTGTAGAACATCGTTGCCCATTGTCCTTTTATGAAACTCATGATTTGTCCATAGATAAAGCATGGAAAGCTTTTGCTTCTCATTTTTCGCCAAACGCTGACGATCCTGCGAAGATCCGCTTACTGAGATGGAAGGACCACGGGATGTTGGACAGGATTCTCTATATACTCACTAGGAAAGCCATAGCTTGGTATTTACGCTCGCCCCCTGTGCAATCGCAGGAGGTAGAACGAATTCAGGGGCGGCGCCAGTGTTTTCTCGCATTTTATCGGATCTTCCTGCAGCATAAGACTAAGAAGCTTCCAGTTGCCTTTGTGCGAGATAACTTCACTGGGGGGCGTTCAAGATATCAATTTTATAAATATGATTATCCGGTGGCGATGGATCTAGGCCTGCACCACAGTACGGCGCATCAAAGATCCTGCTCTATAGTTATGGCAGGGATCCTCATGTCGGTTTTTACGCGGACCGAATTGGATCTACTGAACAGAATAGCTGAGCAAACGAGCCTCTTGTTCTCATGGCATCAAGATGCTATCGGGCGGAACGCCATCTCTGTTCGTAGCAAAAGTGACTATTACTACATTCGCTCCTTGTTCTCAGGGGTATCGCCTGTCGTCCTCAAGGAGATTGGTGAGTTTATTTGGGGCGTGGAGTCCAAAACGTGGATTCAGGGTGCTACTGTCAGTTCTCTGTTTCGGGAGAAGGTCTGGATGAAATGGCAATTCGATCCACATGAGACGCCTGAAACCTGGGCTTATCCTTGA
- a CDS encoding Mu transposase C-terminal domain-containing protein, which yields MLKEELRPGLVVIARGTAATVVHCLPDLKVQVITNLQRETLIVRVDELEILPVRSEENIGAISSSLVARADTADAEEIETAKKRFKVISQYLAKSISRKQAVRELGVSNGMFYKLLRLCEEESGYISLLRMRRGRPDGVKLLDERIEEVISKAINEKYKGKAATFTVVWREVEKLCLKEGIPVPSQKTVTARIKSLDARELHRLKYGAESASQKFDARSGKLITKAPLEFVQMDHTLVDVIVVDEVYRKPLGRPWLTVIIDKHTRVILGYYLSLHHPSTLSVACAITHAALPKRKFLERMNLPDTVYPFYGVPKIIHMDNAKEFKSAKFQRACAIHNIEPKWRPYGAKHYGGHVERLIGTLMTDHVHFLPGSTYSNVVQRRGYDSEGKAALSFKEFCRWFAGEIAVYHGRRHRELGCSPRKAWARHFGENPIGIRHPELIAKPWEFRLDFMPEESRVVQPQGIAFNGQRYWSPALVPHIRRGKVTVKYDPFSMGTIWVKLNGEYLPLHFADATSTDFSYEEYRNSLLADRLSGNSKTPRLEDFSLVDVMTENDQLVKESVKKTKAVRKKEAAKKEYLESSGVDIDSLPQRVIHGVEKPDYSKRAVPFTRKK from the coding sequence ATGTTGAAGGAAGAACTACGGCCAGGATTGGTTGTGATTGCACGCGGTACTGCGGCAACTGTGGTGCACTGCCTTCCCGATCTAAAGGTTCAGGTTATCACCAACCTGCAAAGAGAGACATTAATTGTTAGAGTTGATGAACTGGAGATCTTGCCTGTTAGGAGTGAAGAGAATATTGGGGCGATATCGAGTTCTCTGGTCGCGCGGGCGGACACTGCCGATGCAGAGGAAATTGAGACCGCTAAGAAAAGATTTAAGGTTATTTCTCAGTATCTGGCAAAAAGCATATCAAGGAAGCAGGCAGTACGAGAGTTGGGTGTTTCAAATGGTATGTTTTATAAACTGTTGAGGCTCTGTGAGGAAGAGTCTGGATATATAAGTCTTCTTCGTATGAGGAGAGGGCGGCCGGATGGTGTGAAATTACTGGACGAGAGGATAGAGGAGGTTATATCCAAGGCAATCAACGAAAAGTACAAAGGGAAAGCGGCAACCTTCACCGTGGTTTGGCGGGAAGTAGAAAAACTTTGCCTGAAGGAGGGGATACCCGTTCCCTCGCAAAAAACGGTGACCGCTCGAATCAAATCTCTTGATGCCAGGGAACTGCATCGTCTCAAATATGGCGCGGAATCCGCGAGCCAGAAATTTGATGCGCGATCTGGAAAACTAATAACCAAGGCTCCGTTGGAGTTCGTCCAAATGGACCATACTCTCGTGGATGTGATTGTTGTCGACGAGGTGTACCGGAAGCCGCTTGGACGTCCATGGCTAACCGTGATCATCGATAAACACACACGAGTGATTCTGGGCTATTACCTAAGCCTCCATCACCCGTCGACTTTATCTGTAGCCTGCGCCATCACTCATGCGGCACTGCCAAAGCGAAAATTTCTCGAGAGAATGAATCTGCCGGATACGGTTTATCCATTTTATGGCGTTCCAAAAATTATCCATATGGATAACGCCAAAGAGTTCAAGAGCGCAAAATTCCAGCGAGCATGCGCTATTCACAATATAGAACCTAAGTGGCGTCCGTACGGAGCTAAACATTATGGTGGGCACGTTGAGCGCCTCATCGGAACGCTCATGACGGATCATGTTCACTTTCTTCCTGGGAGCACTTACTCCAATGTTGTACAACGTCGTGGATATGATAGTGAGGGAAAGGCTGCGTTGAGCTTCAAGGAGTTCTGCCGCTGGTTTGCAGGGGAGATTGCTGTTTACCATGGCCGCCGACATAGAGAGTTAGGATGCTCGCCGAGAAAGGCATGGGCGAGGCATTTTGGCGAAAACCCTATAGGGATACGACACCCAGAATTAATTGCAAAGCCATGGGAGTTTAGGCTTGATTTTATGCCCGAAGAATCACGGGTCGTCCAGCCACAAGGTATTGCGTTTAATGGGCAGCGGTACTGGAGTCCTGCGTTAGTCCCGCATATTCGACGTGGAAAAGTTACCGTAAAGTACGATCCATTTTCGATGGGGACGATCTGGGTGAAATTAAATGGGGAATACCTTCCTCTCCATTTTGCCGATGCTACGAGCACGGATTTCTCATATGAGGAATACAGAAATTCACTATTGGCAGACAGGCTTTCTGGTAACAGCAAGACCCCACGTCTTGAAGACTTTTCGCTCGTCGATGTGATGACCGAAAATGATCAGCTTGTCAAGGAAAGTGTCAAGAAAACCAAGGCCGTTCGAAAGAAAGAAGCCGCCAAGAAAGAGTACCTGGAAAGCTCTGGTGTGGACATTGATTCTTTACCGCAGCGCGTTATTCATGGCGTGGAAAAGCCAGATTACTCGAAGCGGGCCGTCCCCTTTACAAGGAAAAAATAA
- a CDS encoding transposase → MTQARRRFPESFKREAADQMLAGTPLRHVTETLGIAESLLGKWKRQYEQQGDDAFPGNGKQRGESAELPRLRQQLAQVTMGRDVLKKALAIFSQPTK, encoded by the coding sequence ATGACCCAGGCCAGACGACGTTTTCCCGAATCCTTCAAACGCGAGGCGGCAGACCAGATGCTTGCCGGCACGCCGCTTCGCCATGTCACCGAGACTCTCGGCATCGCTGAAAGCCTGTTGGGCAAATGGAAACGTCAGTACGAGCAGCAAGGTGACGATGCCTTTCCGGGCAACGGCAAGCAGCGAGGCGAGAGCGCGGAGCTGCCGCGTCTACGCCAGCAACTGGCTCAGGTCACCATGGGGCGCGATGTTTTAAAAAAGGCGCTCGCCATCTTCTCGCAGCCCACGAAGTGA
- a CDS encoding site-specific integrase produces the protein MPQSPQPLFDTFDRFHELNFLGLGSELPVILSYLRELPEHAMAVDNYLAVRGFLKSYAGNAATYNSYRTHVERLLLWSALIAEKPLIELRRRDAEAFMEFCLNPPADWVGPVIKSRFLRMGGRKKSESDTYAVNEDWRPFATTVPKRDRKIASEMLTALPSDAYKMSQGSVAQVFAVCGSFFQHAIDEGFTEVNPFRAVKQKSIYKQRNTLDVASRSLTQLQWSFVIETAELMAAADPTHERTLFIVATLFSMYLRVSDLVGRDNWRPVMGDFRRDTAGNWWFHVVGKGNKAAKVSVRDEFIESYLTRYRKHLQLPPLPSAHEKRPLLSTLKGRGGLSDRHIRLLLQQVFDQSLQRMTDDGWSDDEVDQLRSASLHWLRHTSATFDAPLRDMKDLQADLRHNSLSTTQNTYYNSLDEQRASSVKDLRIKR, from the coding sequence ATGCCTCAAAGCCCTCAGCCCCTGTTCGACACCTTCGATCGTTTTCATGAGCTCAATTTCCTGGGGCTTGGCTCAGAGTTGCCCGTCATTCTCAGCTATCTGCGTGAACTACCAGAGCACGCTATGGCAGTCGATAACTACCTTGCCGTTCGAGGATTTCTCAAATCCTACGCAGGCAATGCGGCCACCTATAACTCGTACCGAACGCATGTTGAGCGGCTTTTGCTTTGGTCAGCCTTAATCGCCGAAAAGCCTCTGATTGAGTTACGGCGTAGAGATGCAGAAGCTTTCATGGAGTTCTGTCTGAATCCTCCCGCGGATTGGGTTGGCCCAGTTATAAAGTCTCGCTTCCTGCGTATGGGAGGTAGGAAAAAAAGCGAATCTGACACGTACGCTGTAAATGAGGACTGGCGCCCCTTTGCCACTACGGTGCCAAAGCGCGATCGGAAGATAGCTTCAGAAATGCTAACCGCCCTCCCCTCGGACGCGTACAAAATGTCTCAGGGCTCTGTGGCTCAAGTGTTTGCGGTGTGTGGAAGTTTTTTCCAGCACGCCATTGATGAAGGATTCACCGAGGTGAATCCCTTCAGGGCTGTTAAGCAGAAATCGATTTACAAACAACGTAACACCCTGGATGTCGCTTCGCGTTCACTGACCCAGTTGCAGTGGAGCTTTGTCATAGAGACGGCAGAGCTGATGGCTGCGGCTGACCCCACCCATGAGCGGACACTCTTCATCGTTGCAACGCTTTTCTCCATGTACCTTCGTGTATCTGACCTGGTTGGCCGTGACAACTGGCGACCAGTAATGGGTGATTTCCGGCGGGATACCGCCGGAAACTGGTGGTTTCATGTGGTAGGTAAAGGGAACAAAGCAGCCAAGGTCAGTGTGCGTGATGAGTTTATCGAGTCGTACCTGACCCGCTATAGAAAGCACTTGCAACTCCCTCCCCTCCCCTCGGCTCATGAAAAACGCCCATTGCTTAGTACGCTGAAAGGTCGAGGGGGCCTTTCGGATCGCCACATCAGACTTCTGTTGCAGCAGGTATTTGACCAGTCCTTACAACGGATGACTGACGATGGCTGGAGCGATGATGAGGTCGACCAACTCCGCTCAGCATCCCTTCACTGGCTGCGCCATACCTCTGCAACATTCGATGCCCCGCTTCGAGACATGAAAGACCTTCAAGCTGACCTGCGGCACAACAGCCTGAGCACAACTC
- the tssB gene encoding type VI secretion system contractile sheath small subunit, which produces MASDSFQNEVPKARVNIKLDLHTGGAQKKVELPLKLMVMGDYSNGREQRPLSERVKVDINRNNFNSVLSEFHPNVTLAVPNTLTDDGSDTSIELTFRQMKDFEPEHVARQVPELRAMLAMRNLLRDLKSNLLDNATFRRELERILKDDALSDELRAELAQLAPQDR; this is translated from the coding sequence ATGGCATCTGATAGCTTTCAGAACGAAGTTCCAAAGGCCCGTGTCAATATCAAACTGGACCTCCATACCGGCGGCGCACAGAAAAAAGTTGAGTTGCCGCTCAAACTCATGGTGATGGGCGACTATAGCAACGGTCGAGAGCAGCGCCCGCTGTCCGAGCGCGTCAAAGTCGATATCAATAGAAACAACTTCAATAGCGTACTTTCTGAGTTTCACCCCAATGTGACACTGGCGGTGCCTAATACGCTGACGGATGACGGCTCAGACACTTCGATCGAGCTGACATTCCGCCAAATGAAGGACTTCGAGCCAGAGCACGTGGCCCGGCAGGTTCCGGAGTTACGCGCCATGCTGGCTATGCGCAACCTGCTGCGCGACCTGAAATCCAATCTGTTGGACAACGCCACCTTCCGTCGGGAGCTTGAACGCATCCTTAAGGATGACGCGCTGAGCGACGAGTTGCGAGCCGAACTGGCTCAGCTCGCTCCCCAAGATCGTTAA
- a CDS encoding helix-turn-helix domain-containing protein produces the protein MELTTAFGLALKNLRKQRELTQEDFSTVSSRTYLSTLERGQKTPTIEKLEQLAGVLEVHPVTLLMAAYLQKERKRNGRALLNRLQGELELLGLDD, from the coding sequence ATGGAACTGACGACTGCATTCGGCTTGGCCCTCAAAAACCTTCGTAAACAGCGCGAATTGACCCAGGAGGATTTCTCGACGGTCAGTAGTCGAACCTACCTAAGCACCTTGGAGCGTGGGCAGAAGACCCCTACGATTGAGAAGCTGGAACAACTGGCAGGGGTCTTGGAGGTTCACCCAGTCACGCTGCTGATGGCGGCGTATCTGCAGAAGGAGCGGAAGCGAAATGGTCGCGCTTTGCTGAATCGATTGCAGGGTGAGCTGGAATTGCTGGGATTGGACGACTGA
- a CDS encoding histone-like nucleoid-structuring protein, MvaT/MvaU family: MSKLAEFRAAERALAEQLAYLESLKNDGALKKEIEFEEKLKSLLSQYDKSLKDVIAILDPTPRPGALVRAPHDRRRARAVKVYRNPHSNEVVETKGGNHKVLKAWKAEYGSDTVESWLQQ; this comes from the coding sequence ATGTCCAAGCTTGCTGAGTTTCGTGCCGCAGAGCGCGCGCTGGCTGAACAACTGGCTTATCTCGAGTCACTGAAAAATGATGGTGCGCTCAAGAAAGAAATTGAGTTTGAAGAGAAGCTGAAATCACTGCTTAGCCAGTATGACAAATCACTTAAGGACGTTATCGCCATCCTAGACCCGACTCCGCGACCTGGTGCGCTTGTCCGGGCGCCCCATGATCGCCGCCGTGCTCGAGCCGTAAAGGTCTATAGAAACCCTCATAGCAATGAGGTGGTGGAGACCAAGGGTGGTAACCACAAGGTCCTGAAGGCTTGGAAGGCTGAATACGGCAGCGACACTGTGGAGTCCTGGCTCCAGCAATAG
- a CDS encoding group II truncated hemoglobin, translated as MSSIPPFGTGDASYQAAGGIDGLRRLVDDFYRLMDELPDVADLRRMHPESLEQSRDKLTCFLSGWLGGPRLFSEKYGPISIPSFHAQWPIDEALGGLWLSCMDRAIALQPFSPEFAEYLLTQLRVPAHRVVQASRARHG; from the coding sequence GTGAGCAGCATTCCCCCCTTCGGCACAGGCGATGCCTCCTATCAGGCCGCTGGCGGCATCGACGGTTTGCGCCGCCTGGTCGACGACTTCTACCGGCTGATGGACGAACTGCCGGACGTGGCCGACCTGCGCCGCATGCACCCGGAAAGCCTGGAACAATCTCGGGACAAACTCACCTGCTTCCTCAGCGGCTGGCTGGGTGGCCCAAGGCTGTTCAGTGAAAAATACGGCCCCATCTCCATCCCGTCCTTCCACGCTCAATGGCCGATTGACGAAGCCCTCGGCGGCCTCTGGCTGAGCTGCATGGATCGCGCCATCGCCCTGCAGCCCTTCTCGCCGGAATTCGCCGAATACCTGCTGACGCAACTGCGCGTGCCGGCGCACCGTGTGGTGCAGGCGAGCCGGGCACGACACGGCTGA
- a CDS encoding IS3 family transposase — protein sequence MTYVRTAQGWLYLAVVLDLYSRAVVGWAMHHRMQQALVHAALEIAVAHRQPKTEVLLHSDRGSQYCAYDYQTSLRRHRIVPSHSRPGNCWDNAAMESFFRSLKAERVYLTRYASYQEAKADLFDYIRFYNHRRRHSTLGYLSPMEFERRNTTSSS from the coding sequence ATGACCTACGTGCGGACGGCCCAAGGCTGGCTGTATCTGGCCGTCGTGCTCGACCTCTATTCACGTGCCGTCGTTGGTTGGGCGATGCACCACCGCATGCAGCAGGCCCTGGTACACGCCGCGCTGGAGATCGCCGTTGCACACCGACAGCCGAAAACAGAGGTACTGCTGCACTCGGACCGTGGCAGCCAATACTGCGCGTACGACTACCAGACCTCGCTTCGGCGACATCGAATCGTGCCCAGCCATTCACGTCCGGGGAACTGCTGGGACAACGCCGCGATGGAGAGCTTCTTCCGTTCGCTGAAGGCCGAGCGGGTGTACCTGACGCGCTACGCCAGCTACCAGGAGGCGAAGGCTGACCTGTTCGACTACATCCGCTTTTACAATCACCGCCGTCGCCACTCGACGTTGGGCTATCTCAGTCCGATGGAGTTTGAGCGGCGAAATACGACCAGTAGCTCTTAA